Proteins co-encoded in one Labilithrix sp. genomic window:
- a CDS encoding protein kinase, whose amino-acid sequence MSGVEIQQYVRPGDVIAGKYKIDHVLGQGGMGVVVAAHHLQLDERVAIKFLLGDAVKRPELVQRFEREARAAVKIKSEHVARVIDVGVLDTGAPYMVMEYLDGVDLAARVHNEGPVPWQQAADFILQACEAIVEAHALGIIHRDLKPANLFVLRRADGLLSIKVLDFGISKSTALSGSGGSDMTQTQSMLGSPFYMSPEQMQSARSVDMRADIYALGVILYQIMMGRVPFEAETLPELVLKIVQEPAPPMRITRPDIPTQLEAVVMRCLEKDRDRRYQHIGELATALLPFAPERSRSSAERILRVVQTSGLDSPNHRPSERNLSSSRQKNATQVVAPVSVPLASSSGSQGAALQDSRHGGGTLHHPHSTGPQAPVGPPLGTLPPGVTPAFGVTSSSQSWQQTAPQVPKNNPLIVVGAVAAFLLVAGGIGFGVHRVVSSRTPPIPSVSVSVTVPVLSPAPEPAPEPEPVPEPVPVPTLDASVAVVEDAGATPATSVPVVPKPPPGPVVAAPAPMPGPAPVVKPNCKTPYVIDSNGIKKFKEECL is encoded by the coding sequence TTGAGCGGGGTCGAGATCCAGCAGTACGTACGCCCCGGTGACGTCATCGCCGGGAAGTACAAGATCGACCATGTCCTCGGACAAGGCGGGATGGGCGTCGTCGTCGCGGCGCACCACCTCCAACTCGACGAGCGCGTCGCGATCAAGTTCCTGCTCGGCGACGCGGTGAAGCGGCCGGAGCTGGTGCAGCGCTTCGAGCGCGAAGCGCGGGCGGCGGTGAAGATCAAGAGCGAGCACGTCGCGCGCGTCATCGACGTCGGCGTGCTCGACACCGGCGCGCCGTACATGGTGATGGAGTACCTCGACGGCGTCGACCTCGCGGCGCGCGTGCACAACGAGGGGCCCGTCCCGTGGCAGCAAGCGGCGGACTTCATCCTCCAGGCGTGCGAGGCGATCGTCGAGGCGCACGCGCTCGGCATCATCCACCGCGACCTCAAGCCGGCGAACCTCTTCGTCCTCCGGCGCGCGGACGGCCTCCTCTCGATCAAGGTGCTCGACTTCGGCATCTCGAAGTCGACCGCGCTCTCCGGCTCCGGCGGCTCCGACATGACGCAGACGCAGTCGATGCTCGGCTCGCCGTTCTACATGTCCCCGGAGCAGATGCAGTCTGCACGTTCCGTCGACATGCGCGCGGACATCTACGCGCTCGGCGTCATCCTCTACCAGATCATGATGGGCCGCGTTCCGTTCGAGGCGGAGACGCTGCCGGAGCTCGTCCTCAAGATCGTGCAAGAGCCGGCGCCGCCGATGCGCATCACGCGGCCGGACATCCCGACCCAGCTCGAGGCGGTCGTGATGCGTTGCCTCGAGAAGGACCGCGACCGCCGCTACCAGCACATCGGCGAGCTCGCGACCGCGCTCCTCCCGTTCGCCCCCGAGCGCTCGCGGTCCTCGGCCGAGCGCATCCTGCGTGTCGTCCAGACGTCGGGGCTCGACTCGCCGAACCACCGGCCGTCGGAGCGGAACCTCTCCTCGTCGCGGCAGAAGAACGCGACCCAGGTCGTCGCGCCCGTCTCGGTGCCGCTCGCGTCGTCGAGCGGGAGTCAGGGCGCGGCGCTGCAGGACTCGAGGCATGGCGGCGGGACGCTCCATCATCCGCACTCGACGGGGCCGCAGGCGCCGGTGGGACCGCCGCTCGGCACGCTGCCGCCCGGCGTGACGCCTGCGTTCGGCGTGACGAGCAGCTCGCAGTCGTGGCAGCAGACCGCGCCGCAGGTGCCGAAGAACAACCCGCTGATCGTCGTCGGCGCGGTCGCCGCGTTCCTGCTCGTCGCGGGAGGAATCGGCTTCGGCGTGCATCGCGTCGTGTCGTCGCGGACGCCGCCGATCCCGAGCGTGTCGGTCTCGGTCACGGTGCCGGTCCTGTCGCCGGCGCCCGAGCCGGCGCCTGAGCCCGAGCCTGTGCCCGAGCCTGTGCCCGTGCCGACGCTCGACGCGAGCGTGGCGGTGGTGGAGGACGCCGGCGCGACGCCGGCGACGAGCGTGCCCGTCGTGCCGAAGCCGCCGCCGGGTCCGGTCGTGGCGGCGCCGGCGCCGATGCCGGGCCCGGCGCCGGTCGTGAAACCCAACTGCAAGACGCCGTACGTCATCGACTCGAACGGCATCAAGAAGTTCAAGGAGGAGTGCCTATGA